The Garra rufa chromosome 8, GarRuf1.0, whole genome shotgun sequence genome has a segment encoding these proteins:
- the LOC141340093 gene encoding serine/threonine-protein kinase pim-3-like: MTDFGERRASSGRSRSRSAAFTQTAAQDVERRGSGDGTQEPLTNPNQTLSQELPGYIAPLPSELAVSVSTDQPHRKRKWQSGSQEDERPSTSYRRAAKRSRREAYVKGPLLGRGGFGSVYAGTRRSDGLPVAIKYVSKSRTPERLKVEGQGRLPLEVALMTLVNSAPACPNVLQLLDWFDRRRRYTMILERPDPCQDLETFCEENGPLDESLAKKVLLQLITALKHCESRGVLHRDVKPENLLISTESHDIKLLDFGCGDRLKRSAYKYFAGTLQFAPPEWFRRHRYHAGPATVWSVGVTLYNILCGCFPFRGSLRVTSKSRLHFPRELSTGKRQKSRPDPECRQLIGWCLSAAPSDRPTLDHIENHPWVSRSDTGSAEYSFLITYRKSRGSWANGRHKMRGFDLLLQSVRGSVWMLEELTGQKSARHTGDYVHVFIMLLGDPNTPLELIHEEISRQWSSVLRREALHLLSEPSTHDCWMCV, from the exons ATGACTGACTTTGGTGAAAGACGAG CATCCTCAGGCCGCTCCAGATCCAGGAGTGCTGCTTTCACCCAGACGGCTGCTCAGGATGTTGAGAGACGTGGCTCTGGTGATGGCACTCAGGAACCACTGACAAACCCAAACCAGACACTGAGCCAAGAGCTGCCTGGATATATTGCACCTCTGCCTTCCGAGTTGGCCGTTTCTGTGTCCACAGATCAGCCTCACAGGAAGAGGAAGTGGCAGAGCGGCAGCCAGGAGGATGAGCGTCCGTCCACCTCATACAGAAGAGCAGCCAAACGCTCCCGCAGAG AAGCGTACGTGAAGGGCCCATTGCTGGGGCGAGGTGGATTCGGCTCTGTGTATGCTGGGACCCGCAGGTCCGATGGACTGCCA GTTGCCATCAAGTACGTCTCTAAAAGCAGGACACCAGAGAGACTGAAAGTT GAAGGTCAGGGTCGGCTGCCGCTGGAGGTGGCGCTGATGACCCTGGTCAATTCGGCTCCTGCCTGCCCCAACGTCCTGCAGCTGCTGGACTGGTTTGACCGTCGCCGACGCTACACCATGATCCTGGAGCGTCCGGATCCTTGCCAAGATCTGGAGACTTTCTGTGAGGAGAACGGACCTCTAGATGAGAGTCTGGCCAAGAAAGTCCTGCTGCAGCTGATCACGGCGCTCAAACACTGCGAGAGCCGCGGAGTCCTGCACCGGGACGTCAAACCAGAGAACCTGCTGATCTCCACAGAGTCACACGACATCAAGCTGCTGGACTTCGGTTGTGGAGATCGGCTAAAACGCTCGGCCTACAAATACTTTGCAG GCACTCTTCAATTCGCCCCTCCTGAGTGGTTTCGGCGGCACCGCTATCACGCAGGACCGGCTACGGTTTGGTCAGTGGGGGTGACGCTCTACAACATCCTGTGCGGCTGTTTCCCCTTCAGAGGCTCGTTGAGGGTCACCTCCAAAAGCAGACTGCACTTCCCTAGAGAGCTGTCTACAGGCAAGAGACAGAAATCACGTCCAGATCCAG AGTGCCGTCAGTTGATTGGCTGGTGTCTCAGTGCAGCGCCATCAGATCGGCCCACTTTAGACCACATTGAGAACCACCCCTG GGTGAGCAGGAGTGACACAGGAAGTGCAGAGTACAGCTTCCTGATCACCTACAGAAAGAGCAGAGGATCATGGGCCAATGGCCGACACAAAATGAGGGGTTTTGATCTTCTGCTCCAGTCTGTGAGGGGCTCTGTATGGATGCTGGAGGAGCTGACAGGCCAAAAATCAGCTA GACACACAGGAGATTATGTTCATGTCTTCATTATGCTTCTTGGTGACCCGAACACCCCTCTTGAGCTGATTCATGAAGAGATTTCCAGACAATGGTCATCTGTCCTGAGAAGAGAGGCACTTCATCTCCTGTCTGAGCCGTCCACACATGACTGCTGGATGTGTGTTTGA